In Rhodococcus pseudokoreensis, the DNA window GTCGACCACGACCCCGGCGACGGACACTCCGTCGACCTGGGCGGCCACGGAGACCGCGTACGCGGGCACCCCGTACAGAAAGTTGACGGTGCCGTCGATCGGGTCGACGATCCAGCGCACCCCCGCGACGGAATCACCCTCTCCCCCACCTTCTTCGCCGAGGATCGCGTCCTCGGGACGAAGCTCCGCGAGGCGGTCGCGGATGACCTGCTCGCTCTCGGTGTCGACGACGGTAACGGGGTCGGTGGGAGTGCTCTTCGACGCCACGGAGTCGCCGGATTCCGCTCGCGTCCCGACGATTCCGAATACCTCGGGCCGCCGGGCCCGGACGTGGGCGGCGGCCTCCTCGGCCACCGCGACGGCGACCTCGAGCAGCCGTCTGGGATCGGTGCCGGCGTGGCCTTGCGCGGTGTCTGAACTCTGGGGTGCATGCACTCACCCATCGGATCACACTTTCGCTGCCTCACACCACCGCTGACGTTCGCGGCCCCCTTCCGGCGGCGCAGCGTCCTCGAGTGTCATCACCCACCGAACCCGCCTCGACGCACTAGTGTGACGGGCAGCAGAAGCGCGCCCGAGAACACGTCGTCGTCGACACGGAGGAGCACACGCCATGGCCAAAACGGGGTTCGGTGTCGACGTCGGAGGCAGCGGCGTCAAGGGTGGCGTCGTGGATCTCGAGACCGGCGAGCTGATCGGCGACCGCATCAAGCTCCTCACCCCCCAGCCGTCCACCCCGCAGGCGGTCGCGGAGACCGTCGCGGAGATCATCCGCCAGGCGGAATGGGACGGACCGGTCGGTATCACTCTGCCGAGCGTCGTCACCGGCGGCGTCGCACGATCCGCCGCGAACATCGACAAGGGGTGGATCGGGACGGACGCGCGCGCGCTGTTCTCGGGCGCACTCGGCGGCAGGCGCGTCACGGTCCTCAACGACGCCGACGCGGCGGGGATAGCGGAGGATGCGCTCGGCGCGGGCAAGGACGCGAAGGGGGTCCTCATCCTCCTCACGTTCGGCACGGGCATCGGCTCGGCGATCCTCCACGACGGCGTGCTGCTCCCCAACACCGAGTTCGGGCACATGGAGGTGCACGGCAAGGAGGCCGAACATCGAGCGGCGTCCTCGGTGAAGGAAAAGAAGGATCTCTCGTACAAGGAGTGGGCCGCCGAGGTCAGCCGGGTCCTCACCCGGTTCGAGGACCTCCTGTGGCCGGATCTGTTCATCGCCGGCGGCGGAATCAGCCGCAAACACGAGAAGTGGATCCCCCATCTGACCAACAGGACACCCGTCGTACCTGCTGCGCTGCTCAACACGGCGGGAATCGTCGGTGCTGCGCTCGCGGTCGAAACGGGCATCGCTCCGTAACTATTTCGGATGGGTCGTTACAATGGAAGAGCCCGGCTGCGCGCCGGCGAAACCAGTAGACCTCTCCGCCGGATGACCACTCTGGCGTGACGCCGCACGACACCGTCACGAAAGGGCGTACGTGGCAGCCACCGATACACGTCAGACTGCTGATTCGACTTCAGAGTCAGGACCGGAAGCACCAGTCGCAGCGGCAGCCACCGGCACCGCTCCGGCAGCCGAGGCAGCTCCCGCGAAGAAGGCAGCGGCGAAGAAGGCCCCCGCCAAGAAGGCAGCAGCGAAGAAGGCCCCCGCCAAGAAGGCGGCGGCGAAGAAGGCGGGCGGCAAGAAGGCCACGGCCGGTAAGGGCGCGGACGGCGAGGACCTCGACGAGGATTCCGCCGACATGGAAGACATCGACATCACCGAGGGCGACCTCGCCGAGGTCGAGTCCGATGTCGTGGAGGTCGTCGCAGTCGGCGAGGACGAGGAGACCGAGGAGCCGTCCGAGAAGGACAAGGCGTCCGGCGACTTCGTGTGGGACGAGGAGGAGTCCGAGGCACTCCGCCAGGCCCGCAAGGACGCCGAGCTGACCGCGTCCGCAGACTCCGTCCGCGCCTACCTCAAGCAGATCGGCAAGGTCGCCCTCCTCAACGCCGAAGAGGAGGTCGAGCTCGCCAAGCGGATCGAGGCCGGGCTGTACGCGACCCAGATCATGCAGGAGCTGTCCGACTCCGGCGAGAAGCTCCCCGCTGCCCAGCGCCGCGACATGAGCTGGATCTGCCGCGACGGAAACCGCGCCAAGAACCACCTCCTCGAGGCCAACCTCCGCCTCGTCGTGTCGCTGGCCAAGCGCTACACCGGCCGCGGCATGGCGTTCCTCGACCTGATCCAGGAAGGCAACCTGGGCCTCATCCGTGCCGTCGAGAAATTCGACTACACCAAGGGCTACAAGTTCTCGACCTACGCCACGTGGTGGATCCGTCAGGCCATCACCCGCGCGATGGCCGACCAGGCCCGCACCATCCGCATCCCGGTGCACATGGTCGAGGTCATCAACAAGCTCGGCCGCATCCAGCGTGAACTCCTGCAGGACCTGGGCCGTGAGCCCACTCCCGAAGAGCTCGCCAAGGAAATGGACATCACGCCCGAGAAGGTGCTGGAGATCCAGCAGTACGCGCGTGAGCCCATCTCCCTCGACCAGACCATCGGCGACGAGGGCGACAGCCAGCTCGGCGACTTCATCGAGGACTCCGAGGCCGTCGTGGCCGTCGACGCCGTGTCCTTCACCCTGCTGCAGGACCAGCTGCAGTCGGTGCTCGAGACGCTCTCCGAGCGTGAAGCGGGCGTCGTGCGCCTGCGCTTCGGCCTGACCGACGGTCAGCCCCGCACCCTCGACGAGATCGGACAGGTCTACGGCGTCACGCGTGAGCGCATCCGCCAGATCGAGTCCAAGACCATGTCGAAACTGCGCCACCCGTCGCGGTCGCAGGTGCTGCGCGACTACCTGGACTGACGCACAGACTGCGATGCCCCCGGACTCCGAGCGAGTCCGGGGGCATCGTCGTCCGTGCGCCGGGACATCCGGCCGCGGCCCCGTCAGGCGGTGGTGCGGACCCGGATCCAGGCGCCCGCCACCGGTTCGACCACCCGGGCCGCCACCGGGCCGATGACGGCCATCAGGAGCACGTACGCGGTGGCGAGTGCCACCAGTTCGCTCTCCACTGCGCCCGCCGACAACGCCAGGCCGGCGATGACGATCGAGAACTCGCCGCGCGCGATCAACGCGACCCCGGCGCGGGCCCGGCCCAGCCGCCCGACGCCTTGCTGTTTCGCCGCCCACGCACCGGTGATCATCTTCGTCAGCGCGGTGACGACGGCGAGCAGCACGGCCCAGCCGAGGACCGGCGGAATCGCCCGGGGATCGGTGTTGAGCCCGAACACCACGAAGAACATCGCCGCGAACAGATCGCGGAGCGGCTCGAGGACGCGGCTGGCGTTGTGGGCGGTCGTGCCGGAGATCGCGATCCCCAGCAGGAACGCCCCGACGGCGGCCGAGACCTGCATCGCCGAGCTGATCCCCGCCACGAGGAGCGCGGCACCGAGCAGCTTCAGCAGCAGGGTCTCGCTGTCCGGGCTGTCCAGCAGGGCGGACACGTAGCGGCCGTACCGCAGCGCGATCACGAGGACGACGGAGATCACGACGAGGGAGATGGCCACCGCCTCGAGTCCGCCGGCGAAGCTGACGCCGGCGAGCAGGGCCGTCAGGATGGGCAGGTACACGGCCATCGCGAGGTCCTCGAACACCAGGATCGACAGCACGACCGGCGTTTCACGGTTACCGAGACGTCCCAGGTCGCTCAACACCTTCGCGATGATGCCCGAGGACGAGATGTAGGTGACGCCGGCCATCACGACGGCACCGGTGGGTCCCCACCCCAGCATCAGGGCGACGATCGCGCCGGGCGCGGCGTTGAGGACGGCGTCCACGACACCGGCCATCCACGACCGTCGCAGCCCGGTGACAAGTTCCGATGCGGTGTACTCGAGCCCCAGCAGAAGCAGGAGGAGGACCACCCCGATCTCGCTCGCCAGGTGGCTGAACTCGCTGATGTCGCCGAGGTTGACGAATCCGCCGCTGCCGAAGCAGAGGCCTCCGAGAAGATAGAACGGGATCGGCGACATCCCGAATTGAGCTGCCAGACGGCCCAGCAGACCGAGCGCGAAGAACACCGCGCCCAGTTCGATGAGCGCGAGCGTGGTGGTGTTCACGGGTCTGTCAGCCGTTGGCCAGGAGCTTGGCTGACGCGTCCAGTCCGTCTGTGGTTCCGACGGCGACCAGCAGGTCGCCGGAGGTGAGCAGGAAGTCGGGCTTCGGTGACGGGTACACCTGCCCCGCCCTCATGACCGCGACGATCGACACCCCGGTGCGCGTGCGCATCGCGGTGTCGCCGAGCGGGCGGCCGTCGAACCGGGAATCTTCCTTGATGTACAGCTGCTTGGTGCGGATGCCGGGCAGGTCCCGGTGTTCCTCCTCCAGCTGCGCCACCAGTTGCGGTGCTCCGAGCAGATTGCTGAGCACGGCCGCTTCCTCGGTGGTGAGCGGCACGGACGCGGCGCAGGCGTCGGGGTCGTCGGCCTTCGACACGATCAGGTCCGTGCGGCCGTCGCGGTGGGTGATGACACCGATGCGGCGACCGGCGGCGAGTTCGAAGTCCTTACGCACCCCGATACCGGGTAGTGGCGTCACTTCAACGTTCATGCCACCACGGTAGTCCGATGGGGGTGATCAACCGCGGAAGGCTCGCGTCAGCGCCGGGCCGGGAACGTGCCGTCCGCGTCGGGGCGGTACTCCTCGACGGCGGTGACCGCTGTGACGGGCAGCGGCCCGTACAGGTGCGGGAAGAGCATCGACGCCGGATCGGCCGGCACGCCCGGCTCCCACTTCACCGGCGCACCGAGCGCGTCGGGGTCGAGTCTGAGGAGGACGAGGTCCGTGCGCCCGGCGAACAACCGGTTGGCCGGCAGGTGCACCTGGGCGGGTGTGGAGAGGTGCACGAATCCGTCCGCGGCGTACGTGGCGGGCACGCGGGCACCGTCGCGTTCGGCGGTGCGCCATTCGTCGCGGCTGCAGATGTGAACGAGCTGGTCTTCGGATTTCACAGGGCGAGATTAGCGTCACGCCCGAAATCGAATCAGCTGTCAGCGAACCCGGACCGGTCGGTCTGTTCGCATCGGCGCTCGTCACGCCGCTGTCCGCACGTTTCGGGCCGGTTTCGTGTGTGATGCAACACTGAGAAACGCCGTCGGGAACAACGCGTAAACCCCAAACGTCTGAAAGAGTAGATCCACCGCGCCACCCCCGACGCGGCGGACCAAGGCCCCAGGCACTCGGCATCAGTCGAAAAGCCAGTACGGAGGAGTCATGCCCGGAACACTGACCAGCCCCCCGTTGACCGCAGCCGACCGGTGCGACCGGTGCGGTGCGGGAGCCCGCGTTCGCGCGGTCCTTCCGACCGGAGGAGAGTTGCTCTTCTGCGGTCACCACGCCAACGAGCACGCAGACCGTCTTCGCGAGATGAACGCCACGATCGTGTCCGAAGCCGAAGCTGCAATCTGATACGTCAGCCCGGGTGACCCGTCCCAGGCTCACCTCTTTCAGCAACAAGAGACCGGCGAGTGCACTGCACTCGCCGGTCTCTTGTGTGCGTTCGCATCACGCGGCGGCGGTCACCACTGCCGCAGGGTGGAGATCCGCTCGGTGAGCTGCTCGACGGTGGCGATCGCCGTGGGCGGTCCCCCGCAGACCCGGCGGAGTTCGCCGTGGATGGTGCCGTGCGGCTTGCCCGTCCGGTGGTGGTGCATCGCGACGAGACTGTTCAGTTCGCGGCGCAGTTGCGCGAGCTGCCCGGCGGCGGCCACCCGGTCCGCGACCTGCGGAACCGGCGTGTGCACGGGCGCGGGCGCGGCGGGCTCCTGCTTGTCCAGCTGCTCGGACTGACGCTGCCGCAGCAGGGCGCGCATCTGGTCGGCGTCGAGCAGACCGGGCAGACCCAGGTAGTCGGCCTCCTCGTCGGATCCCGAGAACGTGGCCGTCCCGAAGGACGAGCCGTCGTAGATCACCTGGTCGAGCTCGGCATCGGCACCGAGCGAGGTGAACGCCTTCTCCTCCTCGCCGAGTTCGTCCTTCTGCTTGTTCGCGTCGGCGAGCAGGTCGTCGTCGAAGCCGTCCTTCTCCCGGTGCGGCTTGCCGAGCACGTGGTCGCGCTGCGCCTCCAGCTGGCTGGCCAGGTCGAGCAGCACCGGCACCGACGGGAGGAACACACTCGCGGTCTCCCCCTTGCGGCGGGACCGCACGAAACGACCGATCGCCTGCGCGAAATACAGCGGGGTGGACGCACTGGTGGCGTACACGCCGACGGCCAGGCGGGGGACGTCGACGCCTTCCGACACCATGCGGACGGCGACCATCCACTTCTGGGTACTCGCGCCGAACTCGGCGATCCGCTTGGACGCCGTCGGGTCGTCGGAGAGGACCACGACCGGATCCTCGCCGGTGACCACCTTCAGGGTCTGTGCGTAGGCGCGCGCGACGGTCTGGTCAGTCGCGATCACCAGGCCGCCCGCGTCGGGCATACCGCCGGTGCGCAACTGGCCGAGACGGGTGTCGGCGGCGTGCAGGACCGCGGGGATCCAGTCGCCCGACGGGTCCAGGGCCGTGCGCCACGCCCGCGCCGTCTGTTCCGCGCTGAGCGGCTCGCCGAGCCGCGCGGAGAACTCCTCGCCCGCGTTGTTCCGCCAGCGTGCCTCGCCGGAGTACGCGAGGAACACGACGGGCCGGACGACGCCGTCCGCGAGCGCGTCCGAGTACCCGTAGGAGTGATCCGCCTTCGAGCGCATCAGACCCTCGCGGTCGGGTTCGTACGTCACGAACGGGATCGCGCTGTCGTCGCTGCGGAACGGCGTACCGGTCAGGGCGAGACGGCGGGTGGCGTCCCCGAACGCCTCCCGGATGGCGTCACCCCAGCTCTTCGCGTCGCCGCCGTGGTGGATCTCGTCGAGGATGACCAGCGTGCGCCGGCTCTCGGTGCGGACCCGGTGCTTGAACGGGTGGGAGGCGACCTGCGCGTACGTCACCACGACACCCTGGTAGTCGCTGGACGTCTGCCCCGTCGAGTTCGAGAAGTACGAGTCCAGCGCGATGCCGTTGCGCGCCGCGGACTCCGCCCACTGGTGCTTGAGGTGCTCGGTCGGCGCGACCACCGTCACCTGGTCGACGGTGCGGTCGCGCAGCAGTTCCGACGCGACCCGCAGCGCGAAGGTGGTCTTACCGGCGCCCGGCGTCGCGACCGCGAGGAAATCCTGCGGTCCGGTGGACAGATACTTGGTCAGCGCACGACGCTGCCAGGCGCGCAGCGATCCCGCGGGCCTGGCTGGTTCGGTCTGTGCGAGGTAGGCCTCGGTGCCCACGATCTGCGCGGCCTCGGTTTCCACTCTCGGCGCCGACTGGGAGCCCACTGTCTCAGCACTCACGGGCTGCCCTCCGCTGGCATGGCACTGTTTGCTCGCACTCCTCGGTATCGATCGACACGTCCGGTCCACACCCGAAGGCGCTGTCCGTCAAGGAGCCTAGCGCCCGGATCCGACGCGAACCGCATTCGCGAGTTCCGATAGTGACAGATTTGTCGCGACACGAGGACAGCAGCGGTGGGCAACCGGGCGTGTCGTCAGGGATGCTGGAAACATCATGACCGAAACACCCTCGACGACACCGCAGAGTGGCGGTGATCCACCCCGGTCCGGGTGGCATCCGCTACGTCGCGCACTGAGCGTGATCGGTCGCACAGCGAGCAAGGCGTGGGACGATTCGATCTTCGGGAAGGCGGCGGCCGCGGCGTTCTGGCAGACGCTGTCGCTGCCCCCGCTCCT includes these proteins:
- the ppgK gene encoding polyphosphate--glucose phosphotransferase, yielding MAKTGFGVDVGGSGVKGGVVDLETGELIGDRIKLLTPQPSTPQAVAETVAEIIRQAEWDGPVGITLPSVVTGGVARSAANIDKGWIGTDARALFSGALGGRRVTVLNDADAAGIAEDALGAGKDAKGVLILLTFGTGIGSAILHDGVLLPNTEFGHMEVHGKEAEHRAASSVKEKKDLSYKEWAAEVSRVLTRFEDLLWPDLFIAGGGISRKHEKWIPHLTNRTPVVPAALLNTAGIVGAALAVETGIAP
- a CDS encoding RNA polymerase sigma factor — protein: MAATDTRQTADSTSESGPEAPVAAAATGTAPAAEAAPAKKAAAKKAPAKKAAAKKAPAKKAAAKKAGGKKATAGKGADGEDLDEDSADMEDIDITEGDLAEVESDVVEVVAVGEDEETEEPSEKDKASGDFVWDEEESEALRQARKDAELTASADSVRAYLKQIGKVALLNAEEEVELAKRIEAGLYATQIMQELSDSGEKLPAAQRRDMSWICRDGNRAKNHLLEANLRLVVSLAKRYTGRGMAFLDLIQEGNLGLIRAVEKFDYTKGYKFSTYATWWIRQAITRAMADQARTIRIPVHMVEVINKLGRIQRELLQDLGREPTPEELAKEMDITPEKVLEIQQYAREPISLDQTIGDEGDSQLGDFIEDSEAVVAVDAVSFTLLQDQLQSVLETLSEREAGVVRLRFGLTDGQPRTLDEIGQVYGVTRERIRQIESKTMSKLRHPSRSQVLRDYLD
- a CDS encoding cation:proton antiporter, which codes for MNTTTLALIELGAVFFALGLLGRLAAQFGMSPIPFYLLGGLCFGSGGFVNLGDISEFSHLASEIGVVLLLLLLGLEYTASELVTGLRRSWMAGVVDAVLNAAPGAIVALMLGWGPTGAVVMAGVTYISSSGIIAKVLSDLGRLGNRETPVVLSILVFEDLAMAVYLPILTALLAGVSFAGGLEAVAISLVVISVVLVIALRYGRYVSALLDSPDSETLLLKLLGAALLVAGISSAMQVSAAVGAFLLGIAISGTTAHNASRVLEPLRDLFAAMFFVVFGLNTDPRAIPPVLGWAVLLAVVTALTKMITGAWAAKQQGVGRLGRARAGVALIARGEFSIVIAGLALSAGAVESELVALATAYVLLMAVIGPVAARVVEPVAGAWIRVRTTA
- a CDS encoding cation:proton antiporter regulatory subunit, with the protein product MNVEVTPLPGIGVRKDFELAAGRRIGVITHRDGRTDLIVSKADDPDACAASVPLTTEEAAVLSNLLGAPQLVAQLEEEHRDLPGIRTKQLYIKEDSRFDGRPLGDTAMRTRTGVSIVAVMRAGQVYPSPKPDFLLTSGDLLVAVGTTDGLDASAKLLANG
- a CDS encoding DUF952 domain-containing protein, with the translated sequence MKSEDQLVHICSRDEWRTAERDGARVPATYAADGFVHLSTPAQVHLPANRLFAGRTDLVLLRLDPDALGAPVKWEPGVPADPASMLFPHLYGPLPVTAVTAVEEYRPDADGTFPARR
- a CDS encoding DUF7455 domain-containing protein; its protein translation is MPGTLTSPPLTAADRCDRCGAGARVRAVLPTGGELLFCGHHANEHADRLREMNATIVSEAEAAI
- a CDS encoding DEAD/DEAH box helicase — protein: METEAAQIVGTEAYLAQTEPARPAGSLRAWQRRALTKYLSTGPQDFLAVATPGAGKTTFALRVASELLRDRTVDQVTVVAPTEHLKHQWAESAARNGIALDSYFSNSTGQTSSDYQGVVVTYAQVASHPFKHRVRTESRRTLVILDEIHHGGDAKSWGDAIREAFGDATRRLALTGTPFRSDDSAIPFVTYEPDREGLMRSKADHSYGYSDALADGVVRPVVFLAYSGEARWRNNAGEEFSARLGEPLSAEQTARAWRTALDPSGDWIPAVLHAADTRLGQLRTGGMPDAGGLVIATDQTVARAYAQTLKVVTGEDPVVVLSDDPTASKRIAEFGASTQKWMVAVRMVSEGVDVPRLAVGVYATSASTPLYFAQAIGRFVRSRRKGETASVFLPSVPVLLDLASQLEAQRDHVLGKPHREKDGFDDDLLADANKQKDELGEEEKAFTSLGADAELDQVIYDGSSFGTATFSGSDEEADYLGLPGLLDADQMRALLRQRQSEQLDKQEPAAPAPVHTPVPQVADRVAAAGQLAQLRRELNSLVAMHHHRTGKPHGTIHGELRRVCGGPPTAIATVEQLTERISTLRQW